The segment AGGCCCACGCGCCGGGAAGGTCACATCCTGAGGCCTCAGAGCGGCAGCCTGCAGCCCGGGGGACAGTGTCTGGGGCCTCTGCGAGGGAACCACCGGGAAACTAGGTTTTGGAAGCTGCGGCAAGAAGCCCAGCCgcctggggagagctgggagctCAATGCAGTTAAAGCGGGGGGCCCTCCATCGGGCTTCccgggaagggggagggggaggggaaatggggggaaggggagggcgtGGGGGCAGCCCAGCCTCACGGGGCTCTGCAAACAGCAGGCCCTCGGTCAATATTTGCAGAGCAGCCTGTGGTGTTTTCACAGAGGGGAGAAGCCACACGTAGGAGCCAGGTTCTGTGACACCAACAGGACTGCCGGGCCCGCGGGGGTGCTCCCCAGCCCGAATTCCTGAGGGGCTTACTCCATGGGGATCCGGAACTGCACGGTGTCCTCGGGCTGGGCCGTGCCTGGCCGCACCAGCTGAACGAAGAAGTTTGTCCGGAAGACACGGAGCTGGGGGTTGCCCAGCTGGTACAGAGGGTACCTGAGGGGGGGGATTTGTCCACATCAAACACAGAGCACACGACCCGGGGTCGTCCCCAGCAGACCTCCATTTGTTTACCCGTCGCAACAGGAGCGGGAAGCAGAGGGCGGCAGCTTTCCACAGGCCAGTGCCCCAGGGCCCCCTTTGCTCACTGCACGGTTCTGCCCAGCGTGGGCCCTGAGACCCCTGGTGCCTACCGACGCGTGTGGGCTGTGGGCCCTCAGGGCCGGCCTCTGGAAAGGGCTATCGAGTGACTCAAGAAATAAGCCCATGCCCACTGTGGCCCCCCAAAGACACTGGGGGCCAGACTTGGAGACCATGTTTGTTCAAAGGGATGGTCCCACAGGCAGGCAGGCGGCCGTGGAGCCACGCCCAGCCCCGGCTCACCCCACAGCAGAGGGCCGGGCCTGGGGTGGGCACGTAGGGACCCGGCGTCATCATGGGTCTCACCGGTAACCCTGGTGGCCACTCTGCAGCACTACCCGTGGCCCCTGAGCTTGGTGCACCACCAGCAGCCTGAAAGGGAGGCTCAGGAAGGCCAGATTCTATGCTGGGCAGGATGAGGAGGGCCAGGGGGGCCAGGGGGTGAGAGGACAAGGGTAAGCCTCAGGGCTGCGCGGGGGCCTGGAGCATGTGGACGGTGCGGGGGCTCTGGGAGGCCAGGGCCAAGGGCTGGCCAAGCGCCATCTACCTGAGATCTGCCAGCGACCAAGTCAGCGCGTGGCAGCTGCCCAGCAGCACCCTGGGCAGTCTCCACCGCAGGGTGAGCCCTGGCAAGAGGCTGGAAGGGCGGCTTCTGAAGGGTGCAGGCCTCGCCCTCTCAGGGCCTCAGGAACACCAGGCCTGCCTTGTTTTACCCTCCTTTGTGGAGTTTGGGCCAATGGCTGGCCACCCAAGGGGCTCACCTATTCCCCCTGGCGACCAGCTGCGGCACTGCAGGGGGGGCAAGGGCAGGCCCTCTGGGGAGCTGTGCAGGTGGGGACGCAGGGGTTCAGACCCTCCATCTCTCCAGGTCCCTGGGCTTGGGGACCGAGGGGTGCCCTCGGCTGGGGTTGGAGGGAGGCCCAGTGTgagggtcagaggtcagaggcCCCAGGTGGGCAGGACATGAGTCTCCCCAGGCGTCCGGGGCCTTGAAAAcctcctgtccttccccacccACGGAGGGCCAGGAACAATCCCAAGGGCCTGCCTGAGCGCTGCTGAgccccctcctcctggcctcccaTGCCCGCTGCACCACCTGTGGGCCTACCCCACTGCCCCGGCCCGCCTGACCCTCCCGCGGATTTCACAAGCCCGACACTCCGCACGGCTCTAGCGCAGCTCCGAATTTCTCCTGCCTGCTCCCAACACAGCGACCTGGCTGGCTGCCACCAGCCCTACCTCCCTGTGGCCCCGAGGGTGACTCACCCGCNNNNNNNNNNNNNNNNNNNNNNNNNNNNNNNNNNNNNNNNNNNNNNNNNNNNNNNNNNNNNNNNNNNNNNNNNNNNNNNNNNNNNNNNNNNNNNNNNNNNNNNNNNNNNNNNNNNNNNNNNNNNNNNNNNNNNNNNNNNNNNNNNNNNNNNNNNNNNNNNNNNNNNNNNNNNNNNNNNNNNNNNNNNNNNNNNNNNNNNNNNNNNNNNNNNNNNNNNNNNNNNNNNNNNNNNNNNNNNNNNNNNNNNNNNNNNNNNNNNNNNNNNNNNNNNNNNNNNNNNNNNNNNNNNNNNNNNNNNNNNNNNNNNNNNNNNNNNNNNNNNNNNNNNNNNNNNNNNNNNNNNNNNNNNNNNNNNNNNNNNNNNNNNNNNNNNNNNNNNNNNNNNNNNNNNNNNNNNNNNNNNNNNNNNNNNNNNNNNNNNNNNNNNNNNNNNNNNNNNNNNNNNNNNNNNNNNNNNNNNNNNNNNNNNNNNNNNNNNNNNNNNNNNNNNCCCTCGCCCCGCCCAGCGCACCTGCCCACACCGCCCCGCGCACTGTCCCGCCCACTGGCCCTCACCTGCACACCTACCCCACCGCCCTGCCCACGCACCTGCCGCACTTATTGCACCTGTCTCATTCTGCCCCACCTACTTGTCTCGTCGCCCCAACCCACGTCCCCACGTCACTGCCCCTGCTCTAGGCACCTGGCCCCTACCGGGCCTGCACATCCGAGCCACACCCTTGACCTGCACGCCCTGTGAAGAGCCCCAAATCCCTCATGCCCCTGGGTCTCTCCCAAGTCCCGCACACCCTTCAAGTGTCCAGAACCCATCTTGCCCAGTCCCCTCACCCTACCCAGGCCCCAtccactccctgcccctcacACCCTGCCCTTGCCCTGCAACACCCCCTTAGTCCCGCATGGCCCCTCACACCCCTCTGCACCCCACACTACCCCACACGCTGTGCCCTGGTGCCCACAGCAACTGTAGACCATGGCCAGCCACCCTTCCAGCTGCTAGCAGAGGTGGGAGCTGGgaaagtggggaaggggcaggcggGTGGCCCTCATCTGAGGCCCACCTCTCCACCTGGCCAGGTGGCTTCATCCCCGCCCTGATCTGGGGCTCCAAGGCCCCTCACAGCCCTTCTGGCCAGCCCTaggcccctctccccatcccttggGACCCCTTCCCCCTACAGCTTCCCACACAGCCTTCACTTGGGGGACCCCCACTCTGTGGGGCACATCTGggccccactgccccctcccccccaacagcATGACGACCTGTGGGGAGGACCAGGCTGCAGCCTCCTTTCTCTGGCCCCGAGGCCCCACTCTTGACCGGTTTCCTGGTCTCCATGGCTTCTGGATTCCTCAATCCCTTTAGCTGCTTCTCCGCTGCCAGACTGGCCTGTTCTCTCTGCACCGACAGCAAATTCAGAGCTGCTTTTCAGAGCCGGAAGGGCATGAGGGTAGTGTCAGGCAAtctgcagggagagaagagacccCCAGGAAGCAGGGAAAGGGTCTCACCTCCAGGGTGGGGATGGACCATGGGGAAGgcagcagggaggctggagcTGATGGCTGCCCTGGGTCTAGAAGAGGAGGGATTGGGTGATGGAGAGGGCCTGGAGtgccctccttctccctgtgtcgGGCATAAGTGGGTTCACCTAGGATGAAGGTACTAAAGATGAGGAGTGGGCACTAGGGACGGGTTAGCTGAGACAGTGGGGTTCAGCCTGCTGCTGGGGGATGCACGGTGGGGCCCTGGGACCCTGTGTAGGAAGAAGTCATTGGGGAGGAGGCACACcgggtggcagggagagggacgGAGCTGGAGCACCGGTGTCCCTGGGGCCAGGAGGCTTCTTTTTAGGAAGCGCTGACTCTGGCCATGTTTGAACTCCAAGGCATGATGTTTCATGGGAAGGGCCTTCAGAGGTGTGGCTGGACGCTGGGCTCAGAGTTGTGTGCGGCTcggggctggggggaggtggcAGTCAGTGGACTCTGTATGGGTTGAGGGGGGCTGCTACTCAAGAGGGGGTCACATCTAAACAGGGAGCTGAGGTCCTCAAGGAGGGTGCTGGCAGGGATGGGGTCTCCACGGGGCAGACCCCTCGACACTCAGTCCCCACCTCTCTGATTCTCAGCCAGCGGGGTTCCTCCCCAGCAGGCCTGGGATttctgagcgcagagcctggtgTTAGAGCCTGGGGCATCTGCGAgcaccttctctcttcctcctcctctggtcTCATTAGATCCGCCCCATCACCAACAGCATGGCTTCCCTGGGCTAGGGCTGCCAGGTCACACGGAGGGAGCTCCATTAAATTTGAAGCTCCAATAggtttttttgttcgtttttgttttaaatagacattattttttattattttttaaaatttttatttatttatttgacaaacagagagagagagagcacaagcaggagagaggggcagagggagaagcaggctccccgctgagcagagagcccgatgcgggactcaatcccaggaccctgagatcatgacccgagctgaaggcagatgcttcactgactgagccacccaggtgcctgtgcTAGACATTATTTTCAGAGCAAtttcaggtttacagaaaaattgcacaGAAAGTACCAAGAAATTCTAGTAGCTACCCTTCCTGTCCCCAGCCAATTGCCCTATTGTTAACAGCCTGCATGAGCTGAACCTTTGTTACGGTTCATGGACCGAGAATACATTCTCAGCAGCTGAAGTCCATCACCTTGACCTTAGGATTCACTCTTGATGTTGGACATTCTGTGGGTTTAGACAAACGTATAAGGACATAAATCCACCGTTATGGGGTCACGCAGAGTAGTTTCATGGCCCTAATCCCCTGCGTTCCTCCTGTCCATCCCCCTAACCCCCGGCAAACACTGATCTCTTTGCTCTCGCCAtcgttttgccttttccaggatgtcaCGTTGTTGGAATCCCACAGGGTCTTGCCTTTTCAGATTGGGTTCTTTCACTCAGTAAGATCCGGTTAAGGTTCCTCCGTGTcttgtgtcttttcatggcttgatagctcatttctttttcgtattgctaatattttcttgtgtGAATGGATCACAGCTCATCCATCCacctgctgaagggcatctttgCTCCTTCCGAGTCCTGCCAGTTCTGAGTAGAGCCGCTATAGACATCTGCGACACGCCTGCTTTGGGTGGGCAggagttttcagctcctttgggtacaCACTATTGGGCACAGCTGCTAGATCGCACGGTAAGAGTATGTTTGCTTTTGCAAGAAGATGCCAAAATACCTTCCAGAGGGGCTGCCCTGTTCTGCATTCCCGCCAGCAGGGAGAGAGCATTCCCACTGCTCCTCATCCCCACCGGCGGTTTGTGTTGTCGGTGCTCTGGATGTTGGCCAGTCTGATGGGCGTGCAGGAGCATACCTCTTCTGTCTTCACATGCATTTTCACTGGCTGACGTCtgacacccccacacccccacctggGGCCCCCCAGGGCCCGGTGCTGGGGAAGCCCCAGGAGTGACGTGAGCTGGCCCAGGGGAGGAGGAGCCCCCAGTGGGCAGACCAGGAGTGGGCCCAGGTGGGAGTCATGCTCTGAGGGCAGCTTACACGCTGAGctccccaggccaggctggggagctggggctcCTTTCAGAGGGCAGCGGGAGACCCTGAGCTAGAGGGAAGGACAAGGTGAGCTTGGAGGTGACTTCAGGCTGCAGACCAAGAGGgtaggaggcaggagagaggccaTGTGTGAACTCACACTTTCACacgctcattcattcactttacCCGTATTTGCTGGCAACCTACTATGTGTCCAGGGTCCTTCCAGGGGTGAGGACACAGCCCTGCACAGAGCACTAAACCGATGAATCCGTTAACTCCGTGGTTCCTGTCCCCCAAGTGAGAGGTAAACCAGCGAGATACATCAGATGCTCTTGGGGAAGCATGGAGGGAAAGGTaacaggaggtgggaggggacagcatgtgcaaaggcctggTGGTGGCATGTGTAAGCCCTTGGCCCTCAGAGGCCTCTCGTCACCTGAGTGAAGGAAACCTAGTCCTCTGTCACCCCATCTTCAGGGAAGGGCTCCCCTGAGGGCAGATGCCCCAGCATGCAGCCCTAGCCCGGGCTGTCCCGCCTATGCCAGCGTCAGCTCATCCAAGGAGGGGGTCCTGGCTCTCTGAAAGCAGTGTTCTGGGAAGGGAGATGCCCACAGACCATCTCTAGGTaaccctggggagcaggggagcctggtgggaaaggaaagaggaggggagggcctggggggcAGGTGGAGATTGAGACGTCACCCCCCCCAACTTTGTCTTTATTCACAACCACAGCTGATTCTGAACTACTTTGTGGAAGTGAGCACAGTGGTCACCTGGCTACCGGGTTTGACTTTAGTCCGCACTGGGCTCCAAAGGCAAGCACGGTACGCCTGCTGCGGAGACAGCAGACGCGCCCTCTGCACAGGCACGAAGCGACACGGTGACACGGGTAGAAGCTTGCTGGCTCGAAAACCTGCCTCCTCAACTGGATCCTATGAGAGACTGCAGGAAACAAAGAACATTCTGGAAGGGGACAGGCCTTCTCCTGGCCTGTGTAAGGATCTGATCATCAgactcacgtgtgtgtgtgtgtgtgtgtgtgtgtgtgtgcgcgcgcacatgtgtgtgtgaggCTGGGTGCATGTGTCAGTCTTGGACACCAGTTGGGGTGTCCTATGATTCCGTGCAAATCCGACCTTCTCCACCCCGAAGACCCTCCCCTCCTGATGCCAATCGCAAATCCAGGTTGTCACCTGCGCCTCTGAGCCTGGGCTGTGCCCTGGAGGTTCCCACGGCCCCTCCTTGGGTGCTGTTGCTACATCCCCAGTTCGCTACAAGAGCCCGTGATCGGAGCAGCCAGGTGGAAGAGGCACACAGGGTGAGGTGTGGGGGAGGCCGTGGAGCCTTGGCGCTCTCTCAGGGTGCCACTGTCCCCGAGTCTCCACGAATTCGCCAGCCAGGAAGCTCTCTGAGCCCCTTCCCTGGGGGtttcatggaggcttcattacgCAGGCCTGACTGATGAGATCATTGGCCTTCGGTGATTGACTCCAACCCCAGCCCCTCTTGCCTCCCTGGCGGTCAGGGGGCAggactgaaaattccaacccccctcccccggcacACGGCCCACATCCTTAGGGCCTTCCCAAAAGCCCGCTCATGAACATACCCCAGCCATGGTGGAGAGG is part of the Ailuropoda melanoleuca isolate Jingjing chromosome 16, ASM200744v2, whole genome shotgun sequence genome and harbors:
- the MRPL23 gene encoding 39S ribosomal protein L23, mitochondrial isoform X2, whose amino-acid sequence is MVSKSGPQCLWGATVGMGLFLESLDSPFQRPALRAHSPHASVGTRGLRAHAGQNRAVSKGGPGALACGKLPPSASRSCCDGYPLYQLGNPQLRVFRTNFFVQLVRPGTAQPEDTVQFRIPMEMTRVDLRNYLERIYNVPVAAVRTRVQHGSNRKRDYRNVRVKKPDYKVAYVQLAHGQTFTFPDLFPEKKQSPDGSPGDEDVQDKLLEEQQRRQSRDPRRGGVPDWFGL